The Parolsenella catena region GAGTCGTCCAGAATATCTGCCCGTTTCCACAGAACATCCGCTTCATCTTCAGAACACGCAAGATCAAGCGCAATCACCCTGGCGCCGGCATCCTTCAGCTTTTCGACAACATGCCTGCCAATGTAACCATTAGCTCCGGTAACGGCAATGAGAGGTTTTGACATCTCGGCTCCTTAATAAAGGCTAAATCTGGTTGCTCTTCTCACTCAAGGCATAGACCCGATTGATAAGGGAAGCAATTGGTCGAGGCCACAGCATGGACAGGATTTCCTGGTCCTCACCGCGTCTGATGTTCTCGTGCAAGTTTTTTGTCGTTGCAGAGCCAGAGTATATTCTGTGGCCCATTAGCTTTTCCGGCACATATACAAACCTACCCGGTATTGCCGCGAGATCAACAAGCGTTTTATAGTCGCAACTGTTGATGTACGTCGTGTCAAAAGGCTCTTCCGGAACATTTGGTTTCACATAGGTGATCGCCGGGCAGCACACGGGATTACCGAGTGACAGCATCCTGCGCTTAAAGAACGGGCTACCGTTCATATGGCTATTCAGCATGGGCGCGTTGAGCAGAGACTTGATTGCGAGCAAGGCGTTTTTATCAACCCTGCTCCCATCTCGTATTTCATAGTAATCCGTATAAA contains the following coding sequences:
- a CDS encoding glycosyltransferase family A protein translates to MFTKRDHTFVVCAYKENPFLEDTISSLEGQQDVGELMVSTSTPNDHIKDVCRRHGLRLVVNPNPHLAGDDWNYAYRSASTRLVTIAHQDDLYEPNYVSAILDAANADDGSAQIIYTDYYEIRDGSRVDKNALLAIKSLLNAPMLNSHMNGSPFFKRRMLSLGNPVCCPAITYVKPNVPEEPFDTTYINSCDYKTLVDLAAIPGRFVYVPEKLMGHRIYSGSATTKNLHENIRRGEDQEILSMLWPRPIASLINRVYALSEKSNQI